In the Hordeum vulgare subsp. vulgare chromosome 7H, MorexV3_pseudomolecules_assembly, whole genome shotgun sequence genome, one interval contains:
- the LOC123412071 gene encoding uncharacterized protein LOC123412071 isoform X2: protein MAIVRSPTNKVAKIQFSRSPRYSNPNHQPAFPRRRRRPRRPKLLDPTPSSSPARSDRREFLDPELELAGHRPPPLLQPCSNVAGRSPWPWSFIRAIVLPQVPVMDAAPRSSPRN, encoded by the exons ATGGCAATTGTGCGAAGCCCAACGAATAAAGTGGCAAAAATCCAATTTTCTCGATCTCCGCGCTACTCCAATCCCAATCATCAGCCAGCCTTCCCCCGCCGTCGAAGACGCCCCAGAAGGCCCAAGCTCTTGGACCCGACGCCTTCTTCCAGCCCCGCTCGATCGGATCGAAGGGAGTTCCTCGatcccgagctcgagctcgcaggGCACCGGCCTCCTCCGCTCCTCCAACCCTGCAGCAACGTTGCAG GGAGGTCGCCATGGCCATGGAGCTTCATCCGCGCCATCGTCCTGCCGCAG GTGCCCGTCATGGATGCTGCCCCAAGGAGCTCTCCCCGGAATTGA
- the LOC123412071 gene encoding uncharacterized protein LOC123412071 isoform X1 produces the protein MAIVRSPTNKVAKIQFSRSPRYSNPNHQPAFPRRRRRPRRPKLLDPTPSSSPARSDRREFLDPELELAGHRPPPLLQPCSNVAGRSPWPWSFIRAIVLPQVQARCPSWMLPQGALPGIDSSRAGPAPPCPCRTSTPRPALSPPGSPAQQVHCSNFHMFC, from the exons ATGGCAATTGTGCGAAGCCCAACGAATAAAGTGGCAAAAATCCAATTTTCTCGATCTCCGCGCTACTCCAATCCCAATCATCAGCCAGCCTTCCCCCGCCGTCGAAGACGCCCCAGAAGGCCCAAGCTCTTGGACCCGACGCCTTCTTCCAGCCCCGCTCGATCGGATCGAAGGGAGTTCCTCGatcccgagctcgagctcgcaggGCACCGGCCTCCTCCGCTCCTCCAACCCTGCAGCAACGTTGCAG GGAGGTCGCCATGGCCATGGAGCTTCATCCGCGCCATCGTCCTGCCGCAGGTCCAGGCCAG GTGCCCGTCATGGATGCTGCCCCAAGGAGCTCTCCCCGGAATTGACTCCTCACGGGCGGGCCCGGCGCCTCCATGTCCGTGCCGGACCTCGACCCCTCGGCCAGCGCTATCCCCGCCCGGTTCCCCAGCGCAGCAGGTCCATTGCAGCAACTTCCACATGTTCTGTTGA